In Silene latifolia isolate original U9 population chromosome X, ASM4854445v1, whole genome shotgun sequence, the following proteins share a genomic window:
- the LOC141617091 gene encoding uncharacterized protein LOC141617091: MILEKTVSRSRKDWSIKLNDALWAYRTAFKTPIGTSPFRLVYGKPCHLPVKMEHKPHWAIRLSNFDLKEAGEKRLLDLNELEELRLNAYESSRIYKEKTKKFHDKAILKRDFKIGELVILFNSRFKLFSGKLKSKWSGPFTVVRVFPYGLVEVTDGDQAFKVNGQQLKHYIAGSPILKNVNTIETCLVAH, translated from the coding sequence ATGATTCTTGAGAAGACCGTGAGTCGGTCGAGGAAAGATTGGTCAATCAAGCTCAATGATGCATTATGGGCTTACCGCACCGCTTTCAAAACACCAATAGGAACTTCACCATTCCGGTTGGTTTACGGAAAGCCATGTCATTTGCCGGTGAAAATGGAACACAAACCTCATTGGGCTATCCGACTTTCAAATTTCGACTTGAAAGAAGCAGGAGAGAAGAGGCTTCTTGACTTGAATGAATTGGAAGAATTACGACTCAATGCTTATGAAAGCTCGAGAATTTACAAGGAGAAGACTAAAAAATTTCATGACAAGGCAATTCTAAAAAGAGATTTTAAAATAGGGGAATTAGTTATCCTATTCAATTCAAGATTCAAGCTATTTTCCGGGAAGCTCAAATCAAAGTGGTCGGGTCCCTTCACCGTGGTCCGAGTCTTTCCATATGGATTGGTGGAAGTGACCGATGGAGATCAAGCTTTTAAAGTTAATGGGCAACAGCTCAAGCACTATATAGCCGGATCGCCTATATTGAAGAATGTAAATACCATTGAAACTTGTCTCGTCGCTCATTGA